A section of the Rhodobacteraceae bacterium M382 genome encodes:
- a CDS encoding SDR family NAD(P)-dependent oxidoreductase, producing the protein MKEFQGKTIWLIGASEGLGRALAKALTDAGAQVIVSARNERRLEELCSQLPGARAIPMDVSDAVSVRTACAAVGQIDGLVYNAGAYEPVKTTAWDRDAVLTMVDVNFCGALRVLGEMLPSFLDRGIGDITLVGSLAGYRGLPAAVGYGASKSALISLAETMRHDLKGTGVIVRVVNPGFIKTRLTVKNDFKMPMIMEPQAAAERTVRAMRSRRFRTDFPVPFSWVLKLYGVLPDWIVYRGA; encoded by the coding sequence GTGAAAGAGTTTCAGGGCAAGACGATATGGCTCATCGGGGCCAGTGAGGGGCTGGGCCGGGCTTTGGCCAAGGCCCTGACCGACGCCGGAGCGCAGGTGATCGTGTCTGCACGCAATGAACGGCGGTTGGAGGAATTATGTTCCCAATTGCCAGGCGCGCGGGCGATTCCCATGGATGTCAGCGACGCCGTTTCCGTGCGCACGGCCTGTGCGGCGGTCGGCCAAATTGACGGTCTTGTTTACAACGCCGGGGCCTATGAGCCGGTGAAGACCACGGCCTGGGACAGGGATGCGGTTTTGACCATGGTGGATGTCAATTTCTGTGGGGCGCTCAGGGTTCTGGGGGAAATGCTGCCGTCGTTCCTGGATCGGGGGATCGGGGACATCACCCTTGTCGGTTCGCTTGCCGGGTATCGCGGCCTGCCTGCTGCAGTGGGGTACGGTGCCAGCAAATCCGCGTTGATCAGCCTTGCTGAAACCATGCGCCACGACCTCAAAGGCACGGGTGTTATTGTCCGCGTGGTCAATCCCGGTTTCATCAAAACCCGCCTGACCGTCAAGAATGACTTTAAGATGCCCATGATCATGGAACCGCAAGCGGCCGCTGAGCGTACTGTCAGGGCCATGCGGTCGCGCCGTTTCAGAACCGATTTCCCGGTGCCGTTCTCCTGGGTGCTGAAGCTATATGGAGTGCTTCCTGACTGGATCGTATATCGGGGTGCCTGA
- a CDS encoding DUF1365 domain-containing protein codes for MLEHIQAQTSHARRGSLKNAFRYGVDFVLTDLTAPLPWPISRNRFNLWSLWDRHHGGPRGNGQGVEWFREELSKRGFPLDRAQLVLLTQPSFLWFHFNPVSFWIALIDGEPCAFVAEVNNTFGHRHCYFCANDNFGPIRESDMLIAEKIMHVSPFQKVQGDYRFQFKFTKRSIKIRIAYKNGDEGVIATFSGARGRATSTSLMWAAVRRPAGALRVLALIHWQAAILFLKRAPFMKTPAPPDSILSETPVYRENRS; via the coding sequence ATGCTCGAACACATACAAGCGCAGACAAGTCATGCACGCCGCGGGAGCCTGAAAAATGCTTTTCGCTATGGTGTTGATTTTGTCCTGACCGATTTGACCGCACCATTGCCGTGGCCCATTTCCCGAAACCGCTTCAATCTGTGGTCGCTCTGGGATCGGCATCATGGCGGTCCTCGGGGGAACGGGCAGGGCGTCGAGTGGTTTCGAGAGGAGCTGTCAAAACGCGGATTTCCGCTAGACCGGGCCCAATTGGTTCTCCTGACCCAACCCAGTTTTCTCTGGTTCCACTTTAATCCGGTTAGCTTCTGGATTGCTCTGATCGACGGCGAACCCTGTGCCTTTGTGGCCGAGGTCAACAACACCTTTGGTCATCGCCATTGTTATTTTTGCGCCAACGACAATTTCGGCCCGATCCGGGAATCTGACATGCTGATTGCGGAAAAGATCATGCATGTGTCCCCCTTTCAAAAGGTGCAGGGCGATTACAGGTTCCAGTTCAAATTCACCAAACGGTCGATCAAAATCCGCATTGCTTACAAAAATGGCGATGAAGGTGTCATCGCGACATTTTCCGGTGCGCGGGGCAGGGCGACCAGCACGTCGTTAATGTGGGCGGCGGTACGTCGCCCCGCAGGCGCTTTGCGGGTCCTGGCGTTGATCCACTGGCAAGCGGCCATCCTGTTTCTGAAACGTGCGCCATTCATGAAAACCCCAGCGCCACCAGACAGTATTCTGTCCGAGACCCCAGTGTATCGGGAAAACCGGTCGTGA
- a CDS encoding cyclopropane-fatty-acyl-phospholipid synthase family protein: MHLTSKALKTEFLSTCAQLRDGRLTLRTPEGERYEFGTSGPEAEMVIRDWSAVSAMAAHGQVGLGEAYVQGLWDTPSIEGLMSVAMRNREHFGRYDRASAFNHMKFRLVDRVLRANSRGGSRKNIRSHYDVGNEFYQLWLDDGMTYSSGLFQSGCTDLAKAQTHKNARALSRLTDREQVLEIGCGWGGFAEHATREGRDVTGVTISRSQHSYAECRLDGTADIQLRDYRDISGKFDNIVSIEMVEAVGERYWPEFFATLKQRLAEGGRILLQAITVQDDYFNAYRASSDYIRQYVFPGGMLLSDTVIAQQARDAHLQVSDSFAFGQDYARTCRIWGSRLVAQKQRILEQGFDTAFFRNWQYYLEICAASFAVGHTNVVQVELAHA, translated from the coding sequence ATGCATTTGACCAGCAAAGCCCTGAAAACGGAATTCCTGTCCACCTGCGCGCAACTGCGTGACGGACGCCTGACCCTGCGAACGCCCGAAGGTGAGCGCTATGAATTCGGGACATCGGGACCCGAAGCCGAAATGGTGATCCGCGATTGGTCAGCGGTGTCAGCGATGGCAGCCCATGGCCAGGTGGGGTTGGGCGAAGCCTATGTTCAGGGACTGTGGGACACACCGTCAATCGAAGGGCTGATGAGCGTGGCGATGCGCAATCGCGAACACTTTGGCCGCTATGACCGGGCGTCTGCTTTCAACCACATGAAATTTCGTCTTGTAGACAGGGTGTTGCGGGCCAATTCCCGTGGTGGATCGCGCAAGAACATCCGGTCTCACTATGATGTTGGGAACGAATTCTACCAACTGTGGTTGGACGACGGGATGACCTATTCTTCGGGTCTGTTTCAATCCGGCTGCACCGATCTGGCCAAGGCGCAGACCCACAAGAATGCCCGCGCGTTGTCCCGACTGACGGACAGGGAACAGGTATTGGAAATCGGCTGTGGTTGGGGCGGCTTTGCAGAACATGCGACCCGTGAAGGCCGCGACGTGACCGGCGTAACCATATCACGCAGCCAGCACAGCTATGCCGAATGCAGGCTGGATGGCACGGCTGACATTCAGCTGCGTGACTATCGCGATATCAGCGGAAAATTTGATAACATCGTGTCCATAGAAATGGTCGAAGCCGTCGGCGAACGCTATTGGCCCGAATTCTTTGCCACCTTGAAACAACGCCTTGCCGAAGGTGGACGGATCCTGTTGCAGGCCATTACCGTTCAAGATGACTATTTCAACGCATACCGAGCGTCATCGGACTATATCCGCCAATATGTTTTCCCCGGGGGAATGCTGTTGTCTGATACAGTGATCGCGCAACAGGCCCGCGACGCGCATTTGCAAGTCAGCGACAGCTTTGCGTTTGGCCAGGACTATGCCAGAACCTGCCGGATTTGGGGGTCACGTTTGGTCGCCCAAAAGCAACGCATCCTGGAACAGGGGTTCGATACCGCCTTTTTCCGAAACTGGCAGTACTACCTCGAGATCTGCGCAGCATCCTTTGCGGTGGGGCATACAAACGTGGTTCAGGTCGAGTTGGCCCATGCCTAG
- a CDS encoding FAD-dependent oxidoreductase: MLDHTQARRKKIAIVGGGISGLSSAYYLSAHHDVTLFEAEPRLGGHARTVLAGKNGDQPVDTGFIVFNYVTYPHLTRLFRDLNVPVIKSHMSFGASIDDGSLEYGLNSLKAITAQKRNLVRPQYYKMVADILRFGKHAEQAAKDDDKTIGELVDELGLGNWFRDKYLMPMCGAIWSTPVDNVDAFPAKSLVQFFRNHALLAGIKEHQWWTVKGGSIEYVRRLETALLGRGCKILENTPIASIHRSADGVVVIDNRGNRAQFDEIVLACHSNQSLKILGGEATQEEVEALGSIRYQANSAVLHCDTSQMPNRRAAWASWTYRSQPQGIGVTYWMNKLQDIPETDPLFVTLNPSSQIPNDKIYDRAEFDHPIFDKAALRAQTVIRAMQGQNRTWYAGAYNRNGFHEDGIASAMRIVRMINQPFEISGAQNAFDQQSPENGIPVHLRATA; this comes from the coding sequence ATGCTGGATCATACGCAAGCGCGGCGAAAGAAGATTGCCATTGTCGGGGGGGGCATTTCGGGTTTGTCTTCTGCCTACTACCTGTCAGCCCATCACGACGTCACCTTGTTCGAAGCCGAACCCAGGCTTGGCGGTCATGCGCGCACCGTCCTGGCCGGAAAGAATGGAGACCAACCGGTCGATACCGGGTTCATTGTCTTCAATTACGTAACCTATCCACATCTGACACGCCTGTTTCGGGATCTGAACGTCCCTGTCATCAAAAGCCACATGAGTTTTGGTGCCAGCATCGACGATGGGTCTTTGGAATACGGGCTGAACAGCCTCAAAGCCATCACCGCCCAAAAACGCAATCTCGTTCGGCCGCAGTATTACAAGATGGTCGCCGACATCCTGCGGTTCGGAAAACATGCCGAACAGGCCGCAAAGGATGACGACAAGACAATCGGAGAACTGGTTGACGAACTGGGATTGGGAAACTGGTTCCGCGACAAATATCTCATGCCGATGTGCGGTGCCATCTGGTCAACGCCCGTGGATAACGTCGATGCCTTCCCGGCAAAATCTCTGGTTCAATTCTTTCGCAACCACGCGTTGCTGGCGGGCATTAAGGAACACCAATGGTGGACCGTCAAAGGGGGTAGTATCGAATACGTTCGGCGGCTTGAAACGGCGCTTTTGGGCCGTGGCTGCAAGATCCTTGAAAACACGCCGATTGCCAGCATTCACAGATCCGCCGACGGTGTGGTCGTGATCGACAACCGCGGAAACCGGGCACAGTTTGACGAAATCGTCCTGGCCTGCCACTCGAACCAATCGCTCAAAATTCTTGGCGGGGAAGCCACCCAGGAAGAGGTCGAGGCACTGGGTAGTATCCGCTATCAGGCGAATTCGGCAGTTTTGCATTGCGACACCAGCCAGATGCCCAATCGGCGCGCAGCCTGGGCCAGTTGGACCTATCGATCGCAACCCCAAGGCATAGGTGTCACCTATTGGATGAACAAGCTTCAGGACATTCCCGAGACTGACCCGCTTTTTGTTACTCTGAACCCATCATCCCAGATTCCCAATGACAAGATCTATGACAGGGCGGAATTCGACCATCCGATTTTCGACAAGGCGGCCCTGAGGGCCCAAACCGTTATTCGCGCAATGCAGGGCCAAAACCGAACCTGGTACGCAGGTGCCTATAACAGGAACGGTTTCCACGAAGACGGAATTGCCAGCGCCATGCGGATCGTTCGCATGATCAACCAGCCATTTGAAATCAGCGGAGCACAAAATGCATTTGACCAGCAAAGCCCTGAAAACGGAATTCCTGTCCACCTGCGCGCAACTGCGTGA